Proteins from one Oscillatoria nigro-viridis PCC 7112 genomic window:
- a CDS encoding NAD-dependent epimerase/dehydratase family protein, which translates to MGVAIITGSAGLIGSEACKFFAKQGLDIVGIDNNMRQFFFGADGSTNWNRQQLEKSLGTKYYHLDVDIRDYEAITNIFQRYGESIELVIHTAAQPSHDWASRAPKIDFTVNANGTLNLLEVTRLYCPKAVFIFTSTNKVYGDTPNSLPLIELEHRWEIEPGHTYESGIREDMSLDQCLHSLFGASKVAADVLVQEYGRYFNMNTACFRGGCLTGPNHSGAQLHGFLAYLMKCAVTGTPYTVFGYKGKQVRDNIHSADLISAFYEFYKAPKSAQVYNTGGGRYSNCSMLEAIQMCEEIAERKFNWTYAEGNRIGDHIWWISDNSKFSSHYPNWKMKYNVKQILQEIYECNRERWLKEDSHE; encoded by the coding sequence GTGGGCGTTGCAATCATTACTGGCTCGGCGGGTTTAATTGGCTCTGAGGCGTGTAAGTTCTTTGCCAAACAAGGCTTAGATATAGTTGGCATCGACAATAATATGCGCCAGTTCTTTTTTGGTGCTGATGGTTCTACAAACTGGAACCGCCAACAGCTCGAAAAGTCTTTGGGTACCAAGTATTATCACTTAGATGTGGACATTCGCGACTATGAAGCGATTACCAATATCTTTCAGCGGTACGGCGAGTCGATCGAATTAGTAATTCACACAGCAGCCCAGCCCAGCCATGATTGGGCTTCTCGTGCTCCGAAAATAGACTTTACCGTCAATGCCAACGGCACTCTCAATCTTCTAGAAGTAACTCGCTTGTACTGTCCTAAAGCGGTTTTCATTTTCACTTCTACCAATAAAGTATACGGCGATACGCCTAACAGTTTGCCTTTAATTGAATTAGAACACAGGTGGGAAATTGAACCAGGCCATACTTACGAAAGCGGCATTCGGGAAGATATGTCACTCGATCAGTGCCTGCACAGTTTGTTTGGTGCTTCTAAGGTAGCTGCTGATGTTTTAGTCCAAGAATACGGTCGATATTTTAATATGAACACCGCTTGTTTTCGCGGCGGCTGTTTGACGGGTCCAAATCACTCTGGAGCTCAATTGCACGGCTTCCTCGCCTACTTGATGAAGTGTGCTGTCACGGGAACTCCTTACACCGTGTTTGGCTACAAAGGCAAGCAAGTTCGCGATAACATTCATAGCGCTGATTTAATTTCGGCATTTTATGAATTTTATAAAGCTCCCAAAAGCGCCCAAGTTTATAATACAGGAGGAGGCAGGTACAGCAATTGTTCGATGTTAGAAGCTATCCAGATGTGCGAGGAAATTGCGGAACGCAAGTTTAATTGGACTTATGCTGAAGGGAATCGCATTGGCGATCACATTTGGTGGATTAGCGACAATTCAAAATTTTCCAGTCACTATCCCAACTGGAAAATGAAATATAACGTTAAACAAATCCTACAGGAGATTTATGAATGTAACCGCGAGCGTTGGCTGAAAGAGGATTCCCATGAGTGA
- a CDS encoding WecB/TagA/CpsF family glycosyltransferase yields MIDKGKKNVLGILVNAVNYEAAVSKIIAAASAGKPMSVSALAVHGVMTGVLDSTHRYRINHIDLVLPDGQPVRWALNWLYHTELPDRVCGPNAMLQICERAAEEGLPIYLYGSQASVLEALSRNLCQRFPKLIIAGTQPSKFRHVSPQEKQEIARQIRNSGAAITFVGLGCPRQEVWAYEYRDDLSMPLIAVGAAYDFHAGNLAKSPDFLSKIGLEWLFRMIKEPRRLWQRYVFLNPLYIWLFLLQALKIKQFDPTDATPPVEEVLYG; encoded by the coding sequence ATGATTGATAAAGGGAAAAAGAATGTACTGGGCATATTAGTAAATGCCGTTAATTATGAAGCGGCTGTTAGCAAAATTATTGCGGCAGCCAGCGCCGGAAAACCAATGTCAGTTTCTGCTCTAGCGGTTCACGGGGTAATGACTGGAGTTCTCGACAGCACTCATCGTTATCGGATTAATCACATTGACTTAGTATTGCCAGACGGACAGCCGGTCAGGTGGGCGTTAAACTGGCTCTACCATACGGAATTGCCCGATCGAGTTTGCGGGCCGAATGCGATGTTACAAATCTGCGAACGTGCGGCAGAAGAAGGATTACCTATCTATTTGTACGGCTCTCAAGCCTCTGTACTGGAAGCTTTATCTCGCAATCTCTGCCAGCGTTTTCCCAAGTTAATTATTGCTGGAACTCAGCCTTCTAAATTTAGGCACGTTTCGCCCCAAGAGAAACAAGAAATTGCACGGCAAATTCGCAACAGCGGTGCAGCAATTACTTTTGTCGGTTTAGGGTGTCCCCGGCAAGAAGTCTGGGCTTACGAATACCGGGACGACTTATCAATGCCGTTGATTGCTGTAGGTGCTGCTTACGATTTTCATGCGGGTAATTTGGCTAAATCTCCTGACTTTTTATCTAAAATAGGTTTGGAATGGCTGTTTCGGATGATTAAGGAACCTCGGCGCCTTTGGCAGCGGTATGTTTTTTTGAATCCGCTTTATATCTGGCTGTTTTTGCTACAAGCTTTGAAAATCAAACAGTTCGACCCTACAGACGCCACGCCGCCTGTAGAAGAAGTATTATATGGTTGA
- a CDS encoding transposase, with translation MTIESFKCDESRADCAGCPVPSQCTHSPASARVLTLKPQPLYEALAKGRARQHTLDFKQLYALRAGVESSLSQGIRVFGLRRARYMGLAKTRLQHIVTAAAMNLSRMWAFWRNIPIALTRVSSFSALFTSGSS, from the coding sequence ATGACAATCGAGTCATTCAAGTGCGATGAAAGTCGGGCTGATTGTGCTGGTTGTCCTGTGCCCTCTCAATGTACTCATTCGCCCGCGTCAGCTCGTGTTCTGACTCTCAAACCTCAACCTCTTTACGAAGCTCTTGCCAAGGGTAGGGCTAGACAACATACCCTGGATTTTAAGCAGCTTTATGCCTTACGGGCTGGTGTTGAAAGTTCCCTATCTCAAGGAATTCGTGTTTTTGGTTTGCGCCGGGCTCGTTACATGGGTCTTGCCAAAACTCGTCTACAACATATTGTGACTGCTGCGGCGATGAATCTGTCGAGAATGTGGGCATTTTGGCGTAACATTCCGATTGCCTTGACCCGTGTCTCTAGTTTTTCTGCTCTTTTTACTTCTGGCTCATCATAG
- a CDS encoding rhodanese-like domain-containing protein yields the protein MTTFYNQMSEIFAQITVEELGRHLAETNAEKLQLVDVREPYEIELAALPGFVAFPLSEFAEWSGEIDARLDRDTETLVLCHHGVRSAQMCHWLATQGFTNVKNIVGGIDAYSLVVDRTVPRY from the coding sequence ATGACTACTTTTTATAATCAAATGTCAGAAATTTTTGCTCAAATTACAGTCGAAGAATTAGGTCGCCACTTAGCAGAAACCAATGCTGAGAAATTGCAGCTTGTAGACGTGCGGGAACCTTACGAAATTGAACTCGCGGCGCTGCCGGGATTTGTAGCTTTTCCGCTGAGCGAGTTTGCCGAATGGTCGGGTGAAATTGACGCTAGACTCGATCGCGATACAGAAACCCTAGTTCTGTGCCATCACGGAGTGCGATCGGCTCAAATGTGCCACTGGTTAGCGACTCAAGGATTTACCAATGTTAAAAATATCGTTGGCGGTATCGATGCTTACTCACTGGTGGTCGATCGAACCGTCCCCCGCTATTAA
- the rpsD gene encoding 30S ribosomal protein S4 produces the protein MSRYRGPRLRIVRRLKELPGLTRKTPRRDYPPGQHGQNRKKLSEYAVRLQEKQKLRFNYGVTERQLLRYVRKARRVTGSTGQVLLQFLEMRLDNTVFRMGMAPTIPSARQLVNHGHITVNDREVNIASYQCKPGDVIAVKNRERSRTMVEANLKDPGLAHLPNHLEFDKQKLVGKVNGVIEREWIALQINELLVVEYYSRQA, from the coding sequence ATGTCTCGATATCGAGGCCCCCGATTGAGAATCGTCCGTCGCCTGAAAGAGTTGCCGGGTCTAACCCGCAAAACCCCCAGACGAGATTATCCGCCTGGACAGCACGGTCAAAACCGCAAAAAGCTCTCTGAGTACGCGGTTCGCTTGCAAGAAAAGCAAAAACTCCGTTTCAATTACGGTGTGACGGAACGCCAACTGCTCCGTTACGTCCGCAAAGCCCGCCGTGTCACGGGCTCCACAGGTCAAGTGTTACTGCAATTTTTGGAAATGCGCTTGGACAATACTGTGTTTCGGATGGGAATGGCTCCAACCATTCCGTCCGCCAGACAATTGGTAAATCACGGTCACATAACTGTCAATGACCGTGAAGTCAATATCGCCAGCTATCAGTGCAAGCCTGGTGATGTAATTGCGGTGAAAAATAGAGAGCGCTCTCGCACAATGGTAGAAGCTAATCTCAAAGACCCAGGCTTGGCTCACTTGCCGAATCACTTGGAATTTGATAAGCAAAAACTGGTTGGCAAAGTTAACGGCGTTATCGAGCGCGAGTGGATTGCTCTTCAGATTAACGAACTGTTAGTGGTGGAATACTACTCACGGCAAGCTTAA
- a CDS encoding peroxidase family protein produces the protein MTRDTSRDGFSNKALAYTLTHFKPIWNLVQSYEPLKRKLNKFFLNSIIYKLPTRPLPYSLMGLDPKIPGTDIPKKTDTYISWDSLTDKTYTGRHLPPDPEFNKEGNLPPLDKVKTLFQKRDGKTIYSEKSTLLFPYWVQWFTDSFLRIDQENRFKNTSNHQIDMCNVYGLTRKQTNMLRAFKDGKFKTQKLKRKDGVEEEYPLFYYADPEQGIIDPQFEGLHAPLNDEKRQPPEKKSKLFAMGVERANVQIGYVMLNTLCIREHNRICDVLSKSYPEWDDERLFQTARNILMVIVLNIIMEEYIFHITPYNFRFFADPEAFTKESWYRENWMAIEFSFVYRWHSAIPETFIYDGKEQSMYDSLWNNQMLIDKGLGALMEETCSQPGTRIGLFNTPDFKIAGTPYTFIDATELASVKLGRQAQLASYNDYREMCGYPRVTDFNQITGDEYAQQKLKELYGHVDKIELFVGLYAEDVRKNSAIPPLVARIIGIDAFSQALTNPLLSPKVFNKETFSEVGWEIIQNTKTVSDLVNRNVPPSDPKYKVSFEL, from the coding sequence ATGACAAGAGATACATCTAGAGATGGATTCAGCAACAAAGCTTTAGCATATACGTTGACTCATTTCAAACCAATTTGGAACTTAGTTCAAAGTTACGAGCCTCTGAAACGTAAACTAAACAAATTTTTTCTCAATAGCATCATTTACAAACTTCCAACTCGCCCGCTTCCCTATAGCTTAATGGGCTTAGATCCCAAAATTCCAGGGACAGATATTCCCAAGAAAACTGATACCTATATCTCTTGGGATTCACTGACAGACAAGACTTATACTGGGCGACATTTACCTCCCGATCCGGAATTTAACAAAGAAGGAAATTTACCACCACTGGACAAAGTAAAGACCTTATTCCAAAAAAGAGACGGAAAAACCATTTATTCGGAAAAATCGACTCTGCTTTTTCCCTATTGGGTGCAGTGGTTTACAGATAGTTTTCTCCGGATCGATCAGGAAAACCGCTTCAAAAATACCTCCAACCATCAGATTGATATGTGTAATGTTTACGGGTTGACCCGCAAACAAACAAATATGCTCAGAGCTTTCAAAGACGGTAAATTTAAAACCCAAAAACTCAAGCGCAAAGATGGCGTAGAAGAAGAGTATCCACTCTTTTATTATGCCGATCCCGAGCAGGGTATTATCGATCCTCAATTTGAAGGTCTTCATGCACCCCTTAATGATGAGAAAAGACAACCCCCCGAAAAGAAAAGCAAGCTATTTGCAATGGGAGTTGAACGGGCAAACGTCCAAATTGGCTATGTCATGCTCAACACTTTATGTATCAGGGAGCATAATCGAATTTGTGATGTTTTGTCCAAAAGCTATCCGGAATGGGACGATGAGAGGCTCTTCCAAACCGCGAGAAATATTCTCATGGTGATTGTTCTCAATATCATTATGGAAGAGTACATTTTCCACATTACGCCCTATAATTTTAGGTTCTTTGCCGATCCTGAAGCTTTTACCAAGGAAAGTTGGTATCGAGAAAATTGGATGGCGATTGAGTTTAGTTTTGTCTATCGCTGGCATAGTGCGATTCCGGAAACCTTTATCTATGACGGTAAAGAACAATCCATGTACGATTCCCTCTGGAATAATCAGATGTTAATCGATAAAGGGTTGGGTGCATTGATGGAAGAAACTTGTTCCCAACCAGGCACTAGAATTGGTTTGTTTAACACACCTGATTTTAAGATCGCAGGAACACCCTATACATTTATTGATGCTACCGAACTAGCATCTGTTAAACTCGGACGGCAGGCGCAGTTAGCAAGTTATAACGATTACCGCGAAATGTGTGGTTATCCCAGGGTGACTGATTTCAATCAAATTACGGGTGACGAATACGCTCAACAGAAATTAAAAGAGCTGTACGGTCATGTTGATAAGATTGAATTATTTGTCGGATTGTACGCTGAAGATGTCCGGAAAAATTCAGCAATTCCGCCTTTAGTAGCACGGATAATTGGCATTGATGCTTTCTCCCAAGCTTTAACTAATCCTTTGTTATCGCCTAAAGTCTTCAATAAGGAAACTTTTTCTGAGGTTGGTTGGGAAATTATCCAAAATACCAAAACAGTCTCTGATTTAGTGAATCGTAATGTGCCTCCAAGCGATCCCAAGTACAAAGTCTCCTTCGAACTTTAA
- a CDS encoding DUF2235 domain-containing protein: protein MTKPGKRLIVCCDGTWNKLDTQCPTNVVRLAQAVKRTASDGVPQIVFYDEGIGVDSNKIVGGVTGLGIDKNIQDAYRFLSFNYDRGDEIYLFGFSRGAYTVRSLAGMIYCSGLLSRRNVTMASQAYELYRKREISPKHSEAKSFREKFGKDKGDRVPITLLGCFDTVGALGIPLVPALKKFEGQIKTRYKFHDTTLNKDIENALHAVAIDEIREVFDVTLMKKNPDAPNQKLRQVWFPGEHGCIGGGTPEYRGLSDAVLKWMLDQISDFELKLEFDPEAIEDIKPDYKAPFQNNPGFFKLAGIKWREVGETLEDLHESAIERLKKRQDYRPKNLQKILSKVIENPEN from the coding sequence ATGACGAAACCAGGGAAACGTCTGATAGTTTGCTGTGATGGAACTTGGAACAAACTAGATACTCAGTGCCCAACTAATGTGGTTAGGCTGGCCCAGGCCGTGAAACGGACAGCCAGTGACGGGGTTCCGCAGATCGTGTTTTATGACGAGGGAATTGGAGTAGACAGTAACAAGATTGTGGGCGGAGTCACTGGGCTGGGAATCGATAAAAATATCCAAGATGCCTATCGTTTTCTTTCTTTCAACTACGATCGGGGTGACGAAATCTATCTATTCGGGTTCAGTCGCGGTGCTTACACAGTCAGGAGTCTAGCGGGGATGATCTATTGCTCCGGTCTCCTATCCCGCCGTAACGTTACCATGGCATCACAAGCTTACGAGCTTTACCGTAAGCGAGAGATTTCACCAAAGCATTCGGAAGCAAAGAGTTTCCGCGAAAAATTCGGCAAAGATAAGGGCGATCGCGTCCCGATTACCTTGCTTGGTTGTTTCGACACCGTTGGAGCCCTTGGTATTCCTCTTGTACCCGCCTTGAAGAAGTTTGAGGGACAGATCAAAACAAGGTACAAATTCCACGACACCACTTTAAATAAGGATATTGAGAATGCGTTGCACGCCGTTGCGATCGACGAAATTCGCGAAGTCTTTGATGTTACCCTGATGAAGAAAAATCCTGATGCCCCGAACCAGAAGCTTCGTCAAGTTTGGTTTCCAGGCGAACATGGCTGCATCGGCGGTGGTACGCCAGAATACCGCGGGTTATCAGATGCTGTCTTGAAGTGGATGTTGGATCAAATCAGTGACTTTGAATTGAAGCTGGAATTCGATCCAGAAGCCATTGAGGATATCAAGCCTGATTATAAGGCTCCATTTCAAAACAATCCTGGGTTCTTCAAATTGGCAGGAATCAAGTGGCGCGAGGTGGGAGAGACCCTTGAGGATCTTCATGAAAGCGCGATCGAGCGATTGAAAAAACGCCAAGACTATCGGCCTAAGAATTTGCAAAAAATTCTCTCCAAAGTAATTGAAAATCCAGAAAACTGA